The following are from one region of the Streptomyces fradiae genome:
- a CDS encoding IclR family transcriptional regulator, protein MALKPEPTAPFHSVQYALRVLETVSRHGGGVTDVQIARETGLPVAHLSSLLLMLRREGYVEQVSDGAYVIGDSLVLLGSGVTRREALERKLQETLTELRDSVGAAVYISRYIDGEVKITQFADGPRTPKVNEWVDFRSAAHASAVGKCLLTQLDQNGRRDHLSRHKIARLTSRTITNERVLFSKLDSQPPTVPMLDLQEYAVGTVCAAVPLTAGATVGCLALSLPIEHAHRLRAAADTLNRRAAPVVLSLAI, encoded by the coding sequence GTGGCGCTGAAGCCCGAGCCCACCGCGCCGTTCCACTCGGTGCAATACGCCCTGCGCGTGCTTGAGACGGTCTCACGGCACGGCGGCGGCGTGACGGACGTGCAGATCGCGCGGGAGACCGGCCTGCCCGTCGCCCATCTGTCGTCCCTGCTCCTGATGCTGCGGCGCGAGGGTTATGTGGAGCAGGTCTCCGACGGCGCCTATGTCATCGGCGACTCCCTGGTCCTCCTCGGCTCCGGCGTCACCCGCCGCGAGGCCCTGGAGCGCAAGCTCCAGGAGACCCTGACCGAGCTGCGCGACTCCGTCGGCGCCGCGGTCTACATCAGCCGCTACATCGACGGCGAGGTGAAGATCACCCAGTTCGCCGACGGCCCGCGCACCCCGAAGGTCAACGAGTGGGTGGACTTCCGCTCGGCCGCCCACGCCAGCGCGGTCGGCAAGTGCCTGCTCACCCAGCTCGACCAGAACGGGCGCCGCGACCATCTGAGCCGCCACAAGATCGCCCGGCTGACCTCCCGGACGATCACCAACGAGCGCGTGCTCTTCTCCAAGCTGGACAGCCAGCCGCCGACCGTACCCATGCTCGACCTCCAGGAGTACGCGGTGGGCACGGTCTGCGCGGCGGTGCCGCTCACCGCGGGCGCGACCGTGGGCTGCCTCGCCCTGTCGCTCCCGATCGAGCACGCGCACCGGCTGCGCGCCGCGGCCGACACCCTCAACCGGCGGGCGGCTCCGGTGGTGCTCTCGCTGGCGATCTAG
- a CDS encoding response regulator, with protein sequence MQPAAPDRPGLRIVLAEDGVLLREGLIGLLARFGHEVVAAVGDADALRTAVAAHAPDIVLTDVRMPPGFQDEGLRAAVALRAERPGLPVLVLSQYVQRSYAADLLDSGDGTGVGYLLKDRIGQVEEFVDALARVAAGGTVVDPEVVRQLLRRHRDPLAALTPREREVLALVAEGHSNGAVARQLVVTEAAVGKHIGNILAKLDLPPAEDTHRRVLAVLAYLRA encoded by the coding sequence GTGCAGCCCGCTGCCCCCGACCGACCCGGCCTCCGGATCGTCCTCGCCGAGGACGGCGTCCTTCTCCGCGAGGGACTGATCGGCCTGCTTGCCCGCTTCGGCCACGAGGTGGTCGCCGCCGTCGGCGACGCCGACGCCCTGCGCACCGCCGTCGCCGCGCACGCCCCGGACATCGTCCTCACCGACGTACGGATGCCGCCCGGATTCCAGGACGAGGGACTGCGCGCCGCCGTCGCGCTGCGCGCCGAGCGCCCGGGCCTGCCGGTGCTCGTGCTCAGCCAGTACGTGCAGCGCAGCTACGCCGCCGACCTCCTCGACTCCGGCGACGGGACCGGCGTCGGCTATCTCCTCAAGGACCGGATCGGTCAGGTCGAGGAGTTCGTGGACGCGCTCGCCCGGGTCGCGGCCGGCGGCACGGTCGTCGACCCCGAGGTCGTACGGCAGCTGCTGCGCCGGCACCGCGATCCGCTGGCGGCGCTGACCCCGCGCGAGCGGGAGGTCCTTGCCCTGGTCGCCGAGGGGCACTCCAACGGGGCGGTCGCCCGCCAGCTTGTGGTCACGGAGGCCGCCGTCGGCAAGCACATCGGCAACATCCTCGCCAAGCTGGACCTGCCGCCGGCCGAGGACACCCACCGCCGGGTGCTCGCCGTCCTCGCCTATCTCCGGGCGTGA